Proteins encoded in a region of the Candidatus Nitrosomarinus catalina genome:
- a CDS encoding DNA-binding protein — MSESIPISEAKKMKSGVNVEAEVIGKGDPRTVNLKSGSGTVDVCDATIANGDGTEENQMKLTLWGDDIKAVNVGDKVVIENGYTNEFRGEVSLTKGKFGKMTVKP; from the coding sequence ATGTCAGAATCAATACCAATTTCCGAAGCAAAAAAAATGAAAAGCGGAGTTAATGTTGAAGCCGAAGTTATCGGCAAAGGAGATCCAAGAACTGTGAACCTCAAATCAGGTTCTGGAACAGTGGATGTCTGTGATGCAACAATAGCAAACGGAGACGGAACAGAAGAAAATCAAATGAAACTTACATTGTGGGGAGATGACATTAAAGCAGTTAATGTCGGTGACAAAGTTGTCATTGAAAATGGATACACAAATGAGTTTAGAGGAGAAGTATCTTTAACCAAAGGTAAATTTGGCAAGATGACTGTAAAGCCTTAG
- a CDS encoding ATPase V, which yields MASLEKTVIELRQKKKEATKLKQKAEEELKQLQSAEKRSATGLQKMIKKIESEKEDVSDVSENLTRKNAQVESIERLVATAEERVNSEKEAIERTEQELEFADTPEEKNNAEARLRSLNDHVQELISEINNRRKTLKKITGEVTNFDDIKSKITTQIKKQTKSKPSLRSTISSSHKNASKVIKEIEKRTKSEERITKALDNASKKLKEYLAKKRAAAKRKPAKKTAAKRKPAKKTAAKRKPAKKTAAKRKPAKKTAAKRKPAKKTAAKRKPAKKTAAKRKPAKKTAAKRKPAKKTAAKRKPAKKTAAKRKPAKKTRR from the coding sequence TTGGCATCTTTAGAAAAAACAGTAATTGAATTACGTCAAAAGAAAAAAGAAGCAACCAAACTAAAACAAAAAGCTGAAGAAGAACTTAAACAACTTCAATCTGCAGAAAAACGTTCTGCAACAGGTTTGCAAAAAATGATTAAAAAAATTGAATCTGAAAAAGAGGATGTTTCAGACGTTTCAGAAAATCTTACTAGAAAAAATGCTCAGGTAGAAAGTATTGAAAGATTAGTCGCAACTGCTGAAGAAAGAGTAAATAGTGAAAAAGAAGCAATTGAGAGAACTGAACAAGAACTAGAATTTGCTGATACTCCTGAAGAAAAAAATAATGCTGAGGCTAGATTACGCTCATTAAATGACCATGTTCAAGAATTAATTTCAGAAATAAATAACAGACGAAAAACATTGAAAAAAATTACTGGTGAAGTTACAAATTTCGATGATATTAAATCTAAAATTACTACACAAATAAAAAAACAAACTAAATCAAAACCATCTCTTCGTAGCACAATTTCGTCAAGTCACAAGAATGCTTCAAAAGTTATCAAAGAAATTGAGAAACGAACAAAATCGGAAGAAAGAATTACTAAGGCTTTGGATAATGCATCAAAAAAATTAAAAGAATATCTTGCAAAAAAGCGTGCAGCAGCTAAAAGAAAACCTGCAAAGAAAACAGCAGCTAAAAGAAAACCTGCAAAGAAAACAGCAGCTAAAAGAAAACCTGCAAAGAAAACAGCAGCTAAAAGAAAACCTGCAAAGAAAACAGCAGCTAAAAGAAAACCTGCAAAGAAAACAGCAGCTAAAAGAAAACCTGCAAAGAAAACAGCAGCTAAAAGAAAACCTGCAAAGAAAACAGCAGCTAAAAGAAAACCTGCAAAGAAAACAGCAGCTAAAAGAAAACCTGCAAAGAAAACAGCAGCTAAAAGAAAACCTGCAAAGAAAACACGTCGTTAA
- a CDS encoding phosphatase PAP2 family protein: MQNWLFDIRSRSFVLLTALFLILTAFVLSELTNDFDQNIILFISENVGNPTLDIFMQYVTESGDVFNMMIFAIIVLLIPKTRRIGITLLILIVIATLLTGYIKCGVDRDRPDYEYIGVEFPVQISHDTFALFCEGGYDASYPSGHAARSMIFAIILGYALSERFPRGAYLIFIYPAMISISRLYVLQHFPMDVIGGTVIGVMLAGVMANRTKLYQIFDKSKT, encoded by the coding sequence TTGCAAAACTGGCTATTTGACATACGTTCCCGTTCTTTTGTCTTATTGACGGCATTGTTCCTCATTTTAACAGCTTTTGTACTTTCTGAACTAACTAATGATTTTGATCAAAATATAATTCTCTTTATTTCTGAAAATGTTGGTAATCCTACTCTTGATATTTTCATGCAGTATGTGACTGAAAGTGGAGATGTTTTTAACATGATGATATTTGCGATAATTGTATTATTAATTCCAAAAACTCGTAGAATTGGAATTACTCTGTTAATTTTAATTGTAATTGCCACTCTTCTTACTGGTTACATCAAATGTGGTGTTGATAGAGATAGGCCTGATTATGAATACATTGGGGTTGAATTCCCTGTTCAAATTAGCCATGATACTTTTGCATTATTTTGTGAAGGTGGGTATGATGCATCATATCCATCTGGCCATGCAGCTAGATCTATGATTTTTGCAATAATTTTGGGCTATGCTTTGTCTGAAAGATTCCCTCGTGGCGCCTATTTGATTTTCATATATCCTGCAATGATTTCTATTAGCAGATTGTATGTTTTACAGCATTTCCCAATGGATGTTATCGGTGGAACTGTAATTGGTGTAATGTTGGCAGGAGTTATGGCAAATAGGACAAAATTATACCAGATTTTTGATAAATCAAAAACCTAA
- a CDS encoding phosphoglycerate kinase: MKVLTLDDFDLDSKTVFLRMDMNCPIDPETGEILGTKRIEEAIVTLESLKDAKVVIASHQGRVGNNEYTGMHKHAEVLEKLMGREIKYVEDTIGESAQNAIKNLEKGQILLLDNLRLCAEENYEFTPENAAKTIMVSRLSKLFDLCVLDSFPSAHRSHPSIVGFAQVLPSCAGRIVEREVRNLDEMMTVAKAPHVIILGGSKVPDRLEAIKLLIQNGRADHVLLTGLIGNVFMRAQARIKSPLGIKNEDEVVAKAHSLIGDYPDVFATPVDIAIDRDGERVEMDVREIGKGDKIFDLGPKTVEYYSKLISGAGTVFISGPAGFFEKENFRYGTSEMLNAVANSMATTIVSGGHLTTALKQQGLADKINHISTAGGALVLYLTGEKLPMIKSLEDAAIKHRSK, translated from the coding sequence GTGAAAGTTCTCACATTAGATGACTTTGATCTAGATAGTAAAACAGTATTTCTAAGAATGGATATGAATTGTCCAATAGATCCAGAAACAGGAGAAATTTTAGGTACTAAAAGAATAGAAGAAGCCATTGTAACACTCGAATCATTAAAAGATGCAAAAGTAGTGATAGCATCACATCAAGGAAGAGTTGGAAATAATGAGTATACAGGGATGCACAAGCATGCAGAAGTTCTTGAAAAATTAATGGGTAGAGAAATTAAATATGTTGAGGATACCATTGGGGAATCAGCACAAAATGCAATTAAAAATTTAGAAAAAGGACAAATATTACTTTTAGACAATCTCAGACTATGTGCTGAAGAAAATTATGAATTTACACCAGAAAATGCAGCAAAAACAATAATGGTCTCAAGATTATCTAAATTATTTGATCTTTGTGTATTAGATTCATTTCCAAGTGCACATAGATCACATCCATCAATTGTAGGGTTTGCACAAGTATTGCCATCTTGTGCAGGAAGAATTGTGGAAAGAGAAGTTAGAAACCTTGATGAAATGATGACAGTTGCTAAAGCACCACATGTGATTATTTTAGGAGGCTCTAAAGTACCAGATAGACTAGAAGCTATCAAATTATTAATTCAAAATGGTCGTGCAGATCATGTTTTACTTACAGGGTTAATTGGAAATGTGTTTATGCGAGCACAAGCCAGAATCAAATCACCGTTAGGAATTAAAAATGAGGATGAAGTAGTAGCCAAAGCACATTCATTAATCGGAGATTATCCGGATGTTTTTGCAACTCCAGTAGATATTGCAATTGACAGAGATGGTGAAAGAGTAGAAATGGACGTTAGAGAAATTGGCAAAGGGGATAAAATTTTTGATTTAGGTCCCAAGACAGTGGAGTATTATTCAAAATTAATTTCAGGTGCAGGTACTGTTTTCATAAGTGGTCCTGCAGGATTTTTTGAGAAAGAGAATTTCAGATACGGAACATCAGAAATGCTTAATGCAGTTGCAAATTCAATGGCAACAACAATCGTTAGTGGAGGTCACTTAACAACAGCATTAAAGCAACAAGGATTAGCAGATAAAATTAATCATATCAGTACAGCAGGTGGAGCACTAGTTCTTTATCTAACTGGAGAGAAACTTCCAATGATTAAATCATTAGAAGATGCTGCAATAAAACACAGATCTAAATAG
- a CDS encoding iron-sulfur cluster assembly scaffold protein — translation MSSGTDIYHEMIVDYSRNPINYGEIEDHDVTFHDSNPLCGDSIDIDMKIDDQKVSDIKFHGKGCAICMACSSVLTEITKGKSLEEVKKIDKHDILSELGLEHLQAVRIKCALLSLKVLKSALYTYLGSHLENTEGIDKLKAEAENLY, via the coding sequence ATGAGCAGTGGAACTGACATCTATCATGAAATGATAGTTGATTATTCTAGAAATCCCATTAATTATGGTGAGATCGAAGATCATGACGTAACCTTTCATGATTCAAATCCTTTGTGTGGGGACAGTATTGATATTGATATGAAAATTGATGATCAGAAAGTTTCTGATATTAAATTTCATGGAAAGGGATGTGCAATTTGCATGGCTTGTTCTTCAGTTTTAACTGAAATTACAAAAGGAAAATCTCTTGAAGAGGTTAAGAAAATCGACAAACATGATATCTTGAGTGAATTGGGTCTTGAACATTTACAGGCTGTTAGAATAAAATGTGCTTTGTTGTCTCTTAAGGTTCTCAAATCTGCATTATACACATACCTTGGCTCCCATCTTGAAAATACTGAGGGAATAGATAAGCTAAAAGCCGAGGCCGAGAATCTATACTAG
- a CDS encoding cysteine desulfurase: MQSTESSFENIRKDFPILKRTVRDNKPLVYLDNASTTQKPNQVIDAITDYYQNHNANIHRAVYALAEESTEAYETARDKIANFVNVKNRQEIIFVRGTTEAINLVAYAWGRSHVNEGDIIVTTEYEHHSNIVPWQLLTQEKRAKLEYIGMDDNGELNLDDLDKYLATGKVKLVTFSLMSNVLGTITDAKKIIEKCKAAGVLTLIDGAQAVPHMKVDLDTLGCDFFAFSGHKMLAPTGVGILWVRKSVLQTMNPFHGGGDMIREVHKYETTWNELPYKFEAGTPNIADVIGFGAAIDYLTKIGMDNVRQHEIELTTYALEKFAKIPGLQIYGTKDIAKRGGVISFNFADVHPHDVADIIDKEGISLRSGHHCAQVLMERLNVAATSRASFYIYNTKEDVDALIDSLNIVAKVFKL; the protein is encoded by the coding sequence TTGCAAAGTACTGAATCCTCTTTTGAAAATATACGAAAAGATTTTCCTATTTTAAAAAGAACTGTTAGAGATAACAAACCTTTAGTTTATCTTGATAATGCATCTACAACACAAAAACCAAATCAAGTAATTGATGCTATTACTGATTATTATCAAAATCATAATGCAAATATTCATCGTGCAGTTTATGCTCTTGCAGAAGAATCTACTGAAGCATATGAAACTGCAAGAGATAAAATTGCAAATTTTGTAAATGTTAAAAATCGTCAAGAAATAATTTTTGTTAGAGGTACTACTGAAGCAATCAATTTAGTTGCATATGCCTGGGGAAGATCTCATGTCAATGAGGGTGACATAATTGTAACTACTGAATATGAGCATCATAGTAATATTGTACCATGGCAATTACTCACACAAGAAAAACGTGCAAAATTAGAATACATTGGAATGGATGATAATGGGGAATTAAATTTAGATGATTTAGACAAATATCTTGCAACTGGAAAAGTAAAACTTGTTACATTTAGTTTGATGTCTAATGTTCTTGGAACAATTACTGATGCTAAAAAAATTATAGAAAAATGTAAAGCTGCTGGAGTTCTTACTTTGATAGATGGTGCACAGGCAGTACCTCACATGAAAGTTGATCTTGACACCCTTGGATGTGATTTCTTTGCATTTTCTGGTCATAAGATGTTGGCTCCGACTGGGGTTGGTATCTTGTGGGTAAGAAAATCTGTATTACAAACAATGAATCCATTTCATGGTGGAGGGGATATGATTCGTGAAGTTCACAAATATGAAACAACTTGGAATGAACTGCCCTACAAATTTGAAGCAGGTACTCCAAATATTGCGGATGTAATTGGATTCGGTGCAGCAATTGATTATCTTACAAAGATTGGAATGGATAATGTTAGACAACATGAAATTGAATTAACTACATATGCTCTAGAGAAATTTGCAAAAATTCCTGGACTTCAAATTTACGGTACTAAAGATATTGCAAAACGTGGTGGTGTGATTTCATTTAATTTTGCAGATGTACATCCTCATGATGTTGCTGACATTATTGATAAAGAAGGAATCTCGTTACGTTCAGGTCATCATTGTGCTCAAGTTCTAATGGAGCGGCTAAATGTTGCAGCTACTTCTAGAGCTAGTTTCTATATTTATAATACAAAAGAAGATGTTGATGCTTTAATCGATTCATTAAATATAGTGGCAAAGGTGTTTAAGTTATGA
- a CDS encoding non-heme iron oxygenase ferredoxin subunit: MSEWIKACSLDQVKKGELFGFVQDGRKLLIANLDGTIHATDLICTHADADLSTGFLSKEGVRCPLHLSVFNLVNGKPNNLPAETALKVYPVKVDNNEIFVEV; encoded by the coding sequence TTGTCTGAATGGATTAAAGCATGTAGTTTAGATCAAGTAAAGAAAGGTGAACTTTTTGGATTTGTTCAAGATGGTAGGAAATTATTGATAGCTAATCTTGATGGTACCATTCATGCAACTGATTTAATTTGTACTCATGCAGATGCAGATCTTTCTACAGGATTTCTTAGTAAAGAAGGTGTAAGATGTCCATTACATCTTTCTGTTTTTAATTTAGTTAATGGGAAACCCAATAATCTTCCTGCTGAAACTGCACTTAAAGTATATCCTGTAAAAGTCGATAACAATGAAATTTTTGTGGAGGTATGA
- the sufD gene encoding Fe-S cluster assembly protein SufD: MSQEILSKLNTAHIEEISSSRNEPEWLKDYRKNSLSVYDNLPIETSPLYNKYTDAKKMDPDKVSLSTTTTETIPSFLQKRLGELENEICIIQIGTNIYKINLPDELKSKGLVISSISDAIQNNSELVKKALEASSSEEDRFTALNNAAFNSGIFIHVPRNLILEKPIYFLTCLSEDGHSTISRNIIFADESSKATIVQELYSPKIETQQAYLELMNTNVGDNAQLDVTTLQMLDQSAVTFSTKRTDLGQDAKVNWYSGLFGSMLSRYKIEYFLNGTGASSNDSEVIFGNNEQSFDIQTNVNHESPATEGRVVEKSILRNKSKSLFKGMIRIKENASKSNSFLSGRSILLDEDAKSDAIPGLEIFTNDVKATHSASVAQIDEEQIFYLKTRCLSHEEAERTIVEGFLEPLSRKMSFQVRAWIAYLIESKWDNRELSINTDEELAKFVEIEETRYDENSEIEQHYKYR; this comes from the coding sequence ATGTCTCAAGAAATACTTTCAAAATTAAATACTGCTCACATCGAAGAAATTTCTTCATCTAGAAATGAACCTGAATGGTTAAAAGATTATAGAAAAAATTCATTATCTGTTTATGATAATTTACCTATAGAGACATCTCCATTATACAACAAATACACAGATGCCAAAAAAATGGATCCTGATAAAGTATCCCTTTCTACAACTACTACTGAAACAATTCCATCTTTTCTTCAAAAAAGATTGGGAGAGTTAGAAAATGAGATTTGTATTATTCAAATTGGAACAAATATCTATAAAATCAATTTACCTGATGAATTAAAATCAAAAGGATTAGTAATTTCTTCAATTTCTGATGCAATTCAAAATAATTCTGAATTGGTAAAAAAAGCATTAGAGGCCTCTAGTTCTGAAGAAGATAGATTTACTGCCTTGAATAATGCAGCATTTAATTCAGGAATTTTTATTCATGTTCCTAGAAACTTAATCTTGGAAAAACCAATTTACTTTTTGACTTGTTTATCTGAGGATGGACATTCTACAATTTCTAGAAATATTATTTTTGCTGATGAAAGTAGTAAAGCAACAATTGTTCAGGAACTGTATTCTCCAAAAATTGAAACACAACAGGCATACCTTGAATTAATGAATACTAATGTCGGTGATAACGCTCAATTGGATGTCACCACTTTACAAATGTTAGATCAAAGCGCTGTTACATTTTCTACCAAACGAACTGATTTGGGTCAAGATGCTAAAGTGAACTGGTATTCGGGATTATTTGGTTCTATGTTGTCTAGATACAAAATTGAGTATTTTCTTAATGGAACTGGTGCATCATCTAATGATTCTGAAGTTATTTTTGGAAATAACGAACAATCATTTGATATTCAAACTAATGTAAACCATGAAAGTCCTGCTACTGAAGGGAGAGTAGTTGAAAAATCTATTCTTCGAAATAAATCTAAATCTCTTTTCAAAGGAATGATTCGAATTAAAGAAAATGCTTCTAAATCTAATTCTTTCTTGTCAGGTCGTTCAATTCTACTTGATGAGGATGCTAAATCAGATGCAATTCCTGGATTGGAAATTTTTACTAATGATGTTAAAGCAACTCACTCTGCATCTGTTGCACAAATAGACGAAGAACAAATTTTCTATCTAAAAACTAGATGTCTTAGTCATGAGGAAGCTGAAAGAACTATTGTTGAAGGCTTTTTGGAACCATTGTCTAGAAAAATGTCTTTCCAAGTTAGAGCCTGGATTGCATATCTTATCGAATCAAAATGGGATAATCGTGAACTCAGTATAAATACTGATGAGGAACTAGCTAAGTTTGTTGAAATTGAAGAGACAAGATATGATGAAAATTCTGAAATTGAACAACATTACAAGTACAGGTGA
- the sufB gene encoding Fe-S cluster assembly protein SufB, whose amino-acid sequence MTTENIDIDYTKYDFKDSTEMYVHLSKKGLSKETVIEISKMKNEPQWMLDFRIRSYEVFMEKPMPTWGGDLSVIDFQNIYYYAKASDKTEKNWDDVPDNVKNTFDKLGIPEAEKKFLAGVGAQYESEVVYHSLREDLAKQGVLFLDTDQALIDHPEIFKKYFGKIIPPEDNKFAALNSAVWSGGSFIYVPPGVHIDMPLQAYFRINAENIGQFERTLIIVDEGAEVHYIEGCTAPVYSSESLHSAVVELVAHKDAKLRYTTIQNWSSDVYNLVTKRAYAYEGATVEWIDGNIGSKLTMKYPGVYLMGERAYGETLSIAFAGKGQHQDTGAKMVHLAPNTTSKVTSKSVSRMDGRSTYRGMLNVAKGATNVKSTVRCDALLLDDTSKTDTYPYMVIDQEDATITHEATVGKIGDDQIFYLMSRGFSEEDALSLIVNGFMEPFTKELPMEYAVELNRLIKLEMDDSVG is encoded by the coding sequence ATGACAACAGAAAATATTGACATTGATTATACAAAATATGACTTTAAAGATTCTACAGAAATGTATGTCCACCTAAGTAAAAAAGGACTTTCTAAAGAAACTGTAATCGAAATTAGTAAAATGAAAAATGAGCCACAATGGATGCTTGACTTTCGAATTAGATCTTATGAAGTCTTTATGGAAAAACCAATGCCAACTTGGGGTGGAGATCTTAGTGTTATTGATTTCCAAAATATTTACTATTATGCTAAAGCATCTGATAAAACTGAAAAGAATTGGGATGATGTTCCAGACAATGTTAAAAATACTTTTGATAAACTCGGAATTCCTGAAGCTGAAAAGAAATTTTTGGCAGGTGTTGGTGCACAATATGAATCTGAAGTTGTTTATCATAGTCTAAGAGAAGATTTAGCAAAACAAGGTGTTTTGTTTCTAGATACTGATCAAGCATTAATTGACCATCCTGAAATTTTCAAAAAATACTTTGGTAAAATTATTCCTCCAGAGGATAACAAATTTGCAGCACTAAACAGTGCAGTATGGAGTGGTGGTTCATTCATCTATGTCCCACCAGGTGTTCATATTGACATGCCTTTACAAGCATACTTTAGAATTAATGCAGAAAATATTGGTCAATTTGAAAGAACTTTGATCATTGTTGATGAGGGTGCAGAAGTACACTACATTGAGGGTTGTACTGCTCCAGTTTATTCGTCAGAATCTCTTCACTCTGCAGTTGTTGAACTAGTTGCACATAAAGATGCAAAATTAAGATACACTACAATCCAAAATTGGAGTTCTGATGTTTACAATCTTGTAACAAAACGTGCTTATGCATATGAGGGAGCTACGGTTGAATGGATTGATGGAAACATTGGAAGTAAATTAACAATGAAATATCCTGGTGTTTATTTGATGGGCGAAAGAGCATATGGTGAAACCTTGTCTATTGCATTTGCAGGTAAAGGACAACATCAAGATACTGGAGCTAAAATGGTACATCTTGCACCAAACACAACTTCTAAAGTTACATCCAAATCTGTAAGTAGAATGGATGGTCGTTCAACTTACCGAGGAATGCTAAATGTAGCCAAAGGAGCTACTAATGTGAAATCAACTGTTAGATGTGATGCTTTACTACTAGATGATACTTCAAAAACTGATACATACCCATACATGGTAATTGATCAAGAGGATGCAACAATCACTCACGAAGCTACCGTCGGAAAAATTGGTGATGATCAAATTTTCTATCTTATGTCTAGAGGATTTAGTGAAGAAGATGCATTATCTTTAATTGTTAATGGGTTTATGGAGCCATTTACAAAAGAATTACCTATGGAATATGCAGTTGAACTAAACAGACTCATTAAATTAGAAATGGATGATTCTGTAGGATAA
- the purE gene encoding 5-(carboxyamino)imidazole ribonucleotide mutase, with product MKYSEKPLVGIIMGSSSDSRIMQAAAEILDEYKIKHEDQIVSAHRTPARLEEYAKHAEKIGLKIIIAGAGGAAHLPGMIASHTTIPVIGVPILVYNDKHPKKTDTAKFSAFGGLDSLLSITEMPSGSPVVAVGVNKAGNAGIYAMKILANEFTDLKKKLKQHKLDQHNSVMKESDKLKTEGLSKFAKKKFK from the coding sequence ATGAAATATTCTGAAAAGCCCCTAGTTGGAATAATTATGGGTTCTAGTTCAGATAGCAGAATTATGCAAGCAGCTGCAGAAATTCTAGATGAGTATAAAATCAAACATGAAGATCAAATTGTTTCCGCACATAGAACACCTGCACGATTAGAAGAATATGCAAAACATGCCGAAAAAATAGGATTAAAAATTATAATTGCAGGTGCAGGAGGAGCTGCACACCTACCAGGAATGATTGCATCGCACACAACAATTCCAGTAATAGGAGTTCCAATTCTAGTGTACAATGACAAGCATCCAAAAAAAACAGATACAGCTAAATTTTCGGCATTTGGAGGATTGGATTCACTGTTATCAATCACCGAAATGCCATCAGGTTCACCAGTTGTAGCAGTTGGAGTAAACAAAGCAGGAAATGCAGGAATATATGCAATGAAAATACTTGCAAACGAATTTACAGATTTGAAAAAGAAATTAAAACAACATAAACTAGATCAACACAATTCTGTTATGAAAGAGTCAGACAAATTAAAAACTGAAGGTCTTTCAAAATTTGCTAAAAAAAAATTCAAGTAA
- a CDS encoding uroporphyrinogen-III synthase — MLSGKTIAITRSQDDATEFISLAQDNGATPIALPTIELVSKGEKIVDEFLESVEKYNPDYSVFMSSKAVKLLFDTAKQLGKLEKLQLAVANTIVMSVGPKTSLTLEAEGIKVNHQPTTYSSVGVGEEFTKLNAVGKKVIVPRSGASTPFLKELLSKIGIDVLEIHLYDVCAFRDTTQWNGFRELFSKNKVDGVVFTSASSVRGFFEIMSKDYSEDVLLENLEKLSVVSIGPFTSDELKKFKVKNSVAEVHTVAGAFDEMKITLST; from the coding sequence ATGCTTAGCGGCAAAACTATTGCGATTACACGTTCACAAGATGACGCTACTGAATTTATTTCACTGGCGCAAGATAATGGTGCAACTCCTATTGCATTACCTACTATTGAATTAGTTAGTAAAGGCGAAAAAATTGTTGATGAATTTTTAGAATCTGTTGAAAAATACAATCCTGATTATTCTGTTTTTATGAGTTCGAAAGCTGTTAAACTGCTATTTGACACTGCAAAACAATTAGGAAAACTTGAAAAATTACAATTAGCAGTTGCAAATACTATTGTAATGTCTGTAGGACCTAAAACTTCCCTTACTTTGGAGGCTGAAGGAATCAAAGTTAATCACCAACCAACAACTTATTCTTCAGTTGGTGTTGGGGAAGAATTCACTAAGCTTAATGCAGTTGGAAAAAAAGTAATTGTTCCACGTAGTGGTGCTTCTACTCCTTTTCTAAAAGAATTACTTTCCAAAATTGGAATTGATGTTTTAGAAATTCATTTGTATGATGTTTGTGCATTTAGAGATACGACCCAATGGAATGGATTTAGAGAATTATTTTCTAAAAATAAAGTTGATGGCGTTGTATTCACTAGCGCATCATCTGTTAGGGGTTTCTTTGAAATAATGTCTAAAGATTATTCTGAGGACGTATTGCTTGAAAATCTTGAAAAATTATCTGTGGTTTCTATTGGACCATTCACTTCTGATGAATTAAAAAAATTTAAAGTCAAAAATTCTGTTGCAGAAGTTCATACTGTTGCAGGTGCATTTGATGAGATGAAAATTACTCTTTCAACTTAA
- the cobA gene encoding uroporphyrinogen-III C-methyltransferase, translating into MTGKVYLVGAGPGDSKLITMRAVELIQKADVVLYDRLVSKKIVSMIPKTAKKVYVGRSVGDDTSHQNGTNDLMVEYAKSTKHVVRLKGGDPIIFGRGGEEAEFLKDHKVKYEIVPGITSGIGSATYAGIPLTHRKYASSVVFVTGHEDPEKKQEIVKWKNLAKSVDTIVIMMGLSRIDVICKQLIAGGMDKKTPVAVIQNGTTPQQKMIKGNVTNIAKKVKEHKMIPPTNIIIGNVVDLSDVIGWK; encoded by the coding sequence ATGACTGGAAAAGTGTATCTTGTTGGAGCCGGACCTGGAGATAGTAAATTAATTACTATGAGGGCCGTTGAATTAATCCAAAAAGCTGATGTTGTTTTGTATGATAGATTGGTAAGCAAGAAAATTGTTTCTATGATTCCTAAAACTGCAAAAAAAGTCTATGTTGGTCGTTCAGTAGGTGATGATACAAGTCATCAAAATGGCACAAATGATTTAATGGTTGAATATGCAAAATCTACAAAACATGTTGTTAGACTAAAGGGTGGTGATCCAATTATTTTTGGACGCGGAGGAGAAGAAGCTGAATTTCTAAAAGATCATAAAGTAAAATATGAAATTGTACCTGGAATTACATCTGGAATTGGTTCTGCCACATACGCTGGAATTCCTTTGACTCATAGAAAATATGCTTCATCAGTTGTTTTTGTGACAGGTCATGAGGATCCTGAAAAGAAACAAGAAATTGTTAAATGGAAAAATTTAGCCAAATCTGTTGACACAATTGTAATTATGATGGGATTATCTAGAATTGATGTAATTTGTAAGCAGTTGATAGCAGGTGGAATGGATAAAAAAACACCTGTAGCTGTAATCCAAAATGGAACCACTCCTCAACAAAAAATGATTAAAGGTAATGTAACCAATATTGCAAAAAAAGTTAAAGAACATAAGATGATTCCACCTACAAATATCATTATTGGAAATGTCGTTGATTTGTCTGATGTTATCGGGTGGAAATAA